The genomic DNA ataatataatattatgtatAAGTTTTTGTTCAAATAATCTTTTATACATTGGCATAAAAATCCACAATAACAACTTATCCATGATGTAAAAGTTATTGTATGTACTTAAACAAAACTCAGGGATGAAAAGAGTACCGCGTACAAACACTTTGAGGGCGACCCATCAAATGTTTGCATTAAATGACATGTCGTCCATCGCAACTACATGCAAAGGCTCCATACTGAAAACAGTAGCTTCCTCCTTTTCTATTCTGATTTCGTTCACAAAGAAccctccctataaatacctcctCCATAGAAGTCAATCTGCATcactcataaaaaaataaaccacTTCAGCTCTACTACTTAACACAATGTCTATCGAGAAGAACAGATATACATCGAAGAAAGCCGAGGATCGAGGTTTGCTGATGCTGAGGCTGGTAATCGGGAAGCTAGTGCACAAGAGTCTCTCGATCTTAGCATCTAGAGGCCCTCTCGATCACCATCGTCGTCACAATGATCTCCACGAAGAATCGGAAATGACAACGGTGGTGCCAGGAGACGTTAAAGAAGGACACTTCGCAGTTTTTGCTGTCAAGGGGGATGAAGCAGAGAGGTTTGTGGTTAAATTGGAGTCGTTGAGTAACCCTGAAATTTTGAGGTTACTGGAAGAGGCCAAGGAAGAGTATGGATTTGATCAGAAGGGTGCTCTTGCAGTTCCTTGCAGGCCTGAGGAATTGCGTAAGATTTTACAAAACTGAAGGAGGAATAAGAGGAGTAGTAGAACatgtattaatattaattttacaGTTATACAAGGATATTAGGTAGCAActcaaatgaaacaaattttcatgtaattttcAAAGTACGTAATCATTCATGCattatctttctttttgtgTTCTTTTGCACGGTGTGTAGAACAAACTTCTACACGGAAATAAGAAAATTCAATCAATCTTATATGATGATTTCTTCTGAGGCTAGTAGGGTGGGTTGACTAGGTTATAGGTAAGGAGTAAGTTTAGTcaagaggtttttttttctctttttttaataaacgatctTAACTATATTAAGAGAGTGGGGAATGGGCTAAAGCTCACAATAGAtaattcaaattcactttttgcgagaatcaaatctaagacatgtcacttacaaatgaaaaagaatattaatagaccatagtactaagtagcaAGTTAAATCAAGAGTTTCATTCTCTTTCATTGTGACAAAAAAAGGTACTGCCATGTGGTTAGGGTGACTTAGAAAATAAGTCAGGAATTATGGGTCTTGTTGATTAAGAGTTTGATACTCCGGTTTTAACTTGTAACAAACCAAACTTGTACTACCAGGTTATTGTTATTAATTCTCCAACGCACAAGGCGAGGAAGTCAAACGCTCAGTGCTAGCATTCGGATGGTCACTGGAAATTCGAACAATGATTCGACAGCACCCGGATTGGAGTATTCTTGATAGTAAATACAAATTTGTACTTGAGAAACGCACTGGACTTATTTATGCCGTGTTTGGCCAGGTATACCAACAAGTTGGgtgcttttcttcttccttttcgttttatattattaattcgGACTCGTTTCAGTAATTATAGGATATACTAGCAGGAATGCCCACGCTTTGCTACGGGTTTTCAGATCATGAATAATATTCATAGAAAATTAACTGAAAATGCTACAACAATACAATTGCATTCATAAATGTAGCAAGTCTGAGAACGCATGTTTTACATGAGTAACGCTCACAAAAACACACATTTACACAATTATctccaaatgaaagaaaaagcaagAGATGGGTGAATTGATCCATAAAATAAGCAATTTAATTTACATTGCTACTCTATTAAGCCGACATCGAGAGTCAATATTCAACAAACACCATAAAAAATTTGAGGATATAGCAAAATTTGACACTTGATTGTCTGATTGACAGCGAAGAAAATTCCAAAAAGAAAGGGTGACCCCTTAAAATCCAAGCATGCATAAAAATTTTAACAACATAATTACAAAATCGCTATAAATGAATATACCTGAAAAAGCCAAAGTTCCAAGTGTTCCTTCGGTGTATCCAAATTTCTAAAATTGACAAACATAGCAAATATGTTACCACTAACCCTGTAACAACAACAAACCTCAAAAATTTCCCTAAACAATAGAGGTCACAaactaaaaaaaccaaaaataactACAAAATAAGGAGCAAAATAGCTCTCTAATCTCAACAACTACAATCTGATATTAAAAAAGTTTTTGCAAGAGACGATGCATTCTCTAGGCAACATCTCATCACGTGAATAATAAAAAGAATCAATATATCATTCAATCATATTTACCAAAGTACATGATGCAAAAACCTAGTTTGGTTGGATCAATGATACCAAGAAAAGAGTAAATCAGTATTTAGAAGTTGGAAAAACCTACTCCGAAGACAATTATTCAAAGTCCTAAATTAAAATAGCATTTAGAAGCACTATAAACTTAAATTACAAAAAGCATCATCGTGATCAATTGTTTGGTTATGATTACTATCTATTTTTGAAGCACAAATTAAGACACGATGGGCAAGCACAATTAGAACCTCTAGGCAAACTTGAATTCAGGAGACAGTTTCTGATATTAAATTACATCGGAGGGTATGCGAAAGTTGGACTGTGCTTTATTTGGTTCTACTTCTGAATTTCCTCTTCATTAAACAGTTTGCTTACCTGCTTTAGAGTCTTTACTTATAAATCTATTTGTTTAGAATGAAGTTAGAAGATGTTCTAGCACTAGAGACTATTAGAAGTTGGAAAGATATGTCGATGCAACGATTTGAGAACAGTTTGGGAAAATTTGGGTAGGAAATATGCTCGCAAGGAAAACCGACAATGGGTGAGTATCACTCTCAAAGATGGTTTATGTCTAAATTAGTGAATTACCATAATCTTTGCTGGTTGGTTTTCACTCTTGGCCTAATTTAGTGTGTAAATGCTGAATGTATTCCTCTTTTTGCTTCATCCTAGGAAACTTTTACACCTTTACTACATTGTCACCTTTCTGATCTTTGAAGAACGAAGACTTATCTTTGTCCTAAACTTTTCCTAAATCAACCTAAATGTGTCTAAAAGATTTAGACCCGACAATGTAGTTGTGTTTCTGGCAATTCTATTTCTCTTTTGCCTTAATCGGACCTCTAGTTTACAGATGCAtgataaaataattgaaaagccACAGTTTATCGCATGGTTTTTTATCCTAGCCATAATAAGACTAATGTGATTTATACCAAGAGACTAATGTGCTTTTTCACATGCTTTTTTGTCTCAAAATTTATAGAAATACAAAAATGATCATCAGAAATTTCAAATCCTGCATTAAccgaaattaaaacaattattcaaattccaaaaattaaaacaacatttagaAGCACTATAAactcaaattacaaaaaacatcaacaacatggTGAGAATGAAGatttattttatagaaaatgaaaaatctttCTCAACCAATATGCTAAAAATGTTCACCACCAGtatataataaaaaacataatgCTAACTTCATCACATAGCACCAACTTTAAACGCATCTCCttccaaaattaaattaagaattcCCATGCCACTAATTAAGAAACTGATACTAACTAAAGTTGTATATTGTAAAATGCAACTGCTTTTAGAATTCCTAAGTGATATCAGTTAGCAAGAAACCCATACCAACTCAAGTTGTATAGTGTAATAACGCAACTACAAAAGACCAAGCTTCTGCTGCTAAAAAGCTTTTACAAAATCATAAAACTCTTAACAGTTTAAACCCTACCAAAAAGTTTATATGAGTTAAAGAACAACTGTATTTAAGTGCAGCAAGATCATAACCTCTTGCAGATTCTCCTCCGCGTCAGAACCACTTGTAGTCCAAATTAAGAAAGATTCAATGCCAGATCAAGAACAAATCAATAATAATTTAAACTGAAATCCCTAATTATTGTTGTAGAGAGAATTCATACGAAGATTAACTACATTATTTAATTCGAATCAAATCCaaaagtagcataaatatgaagggaaaaaaattaatagcaaAAGTCACATTTCAGTAGCAATTAATAGCAGAAATCAAAGTTTAGTGGCAGGGACCAAaacaatttcaataaaaaagacCAAAAACTGCAATGACTAACATATTTACATGCATGTGAAAATCTATTCACAACCACATTTACAATGACTAACATATTTACAATAAGTTACATATATATAGGTGTCCAAGTGTCTATCGGTACTACTATCTTTCAAATGGATCCTCAATTTCTGAAATCACAGAAAAAAACCACCcgaaaaagttatgaaaaaaaaagttcgaCTGTGTACAGGTaccaaagaaaatgttttttttttctttctaagatTTATTGATTTATGCTCGAGAACATGTGAACAATAAGTAGGAGCCACAACTGATTTAGGCATCACCCAAACACTGAATCAGATAACACTTCAATAGACGATCCAACATCTCACCACTTCCTTAATTAAAGGTGGAAACATAGGGTacgatgacacaccccgatcgagatcagggcatgctggccgtcacgtggaagtgacataaccatgtgcacagtgcggaagctaataaaataataataaaagtacgaataaataaaaaccagctatacacaaCGGAAGAACATACaggtgcaagcgtaagtgtaaaaacaaagttcagagcacgaaaaTCTAATGCaatccgggagaaacaacactacaaaaacacacccaaaggtggtcctacactggtgataatctgtcagatatgtcgggaaaatcctctggggagccaccaagagtgctagccaactagaacctggaggggcgcaaaacagaaagtgtgagtgggcaaaaacaaagcttttcaaaaaccatttcataaacaaagttctaacccctcgccgtaacacctgtatacttcccagaaaaatagagtatacatatatatataagtcatgctcagaaatatgccatgccaaaagccTCGAAGTAAAacgcaagtgctcaggtaatgtcaaatcaatgccatgtaatctgtcagccggagtcacctaacgtgacctgtacggctgaatctagagctcaaatctccatctcattaactatacctgcacacgagtcggaaccacctagagtggtctgtacgacaggactgggtgtaatataagtacgctcaagtgctacgatcacttgaaggctgggcgaataatcgcgggtcacctacgagtcggaaccacctaaagtggtctgtacgacaggactgtgcacctaacttggatccaagatgagcgtgtggtgcgggaggtgaacatcacgtgaaggactgtgcccaactctgggtgggagcactaacatcgggggtgcaggttatgagctctctatgcatctcaaatcactactgaacataaacataaatcataactcacctggcacttacctgtacCTTCGCagcacaaacatatatatacatatgcgacTAATAATCagtaaataaatggcaaacaataagcatggcatattaacgtataaacgtttcatttcactttctgggaaaagcaTAAGtgtataggtatatacggaaaaccaaaagcccactcattggtatgtagAATGGTCGTAACCcctttgcctcgagtgaccgcgctcgtcctcgggataggtctcacctatatgcgaaacaactataaaaacgttaattttaaagcacataaccaacattacgaaataacttctcatacaatgttcgaatggggtgtatgaatacaccaacgtgatctactcaacctcaggaacatccccatatttttaaaataattttttgacgccgcacgcgcccccacacgccgaccaaggcacagccacacgcgccgcccactgatgcgagaattatacgcacacaaattaaaccctctttttgacaattgtagtaagtatgtaagtagggatcgttctggaccggggattaggagggattgttaatcacttggatttgactcaaaaacgctaaaaacacaatctaaaacactatactagactcaaagaatgcaaaactaaactttaaaacactaagacaaaccaaagactcaaaatgctttaaagcataaactaaattgatttctaactaaattgaacaataaggtaaagggggatttaggttttgattaaactaaatgacagattgtaaattaaagcataaggaaatgaagtaaacacaaaatgaatgaatcaacagctaataaaaagagatagcacaaatggagatgaagctagagattcgatttcaccattgctaagccaagtccatgcttgttaagtcagattatactcatccctctacttatttcttgggtttgtttcacttagatatgatcagccatatgatgtgtggatttgatcaaatgtctctaatcatgagcctaattgtgatgtgcaactttggttcctaatcaagactatgtagtgcacaagaaactttcacaaaaccaaagggaacactcggcaggatgtttgcaaaacattcccttcattcattcacatatctaccaagattatgcatgatgtgtgctttaatcttggctaaacaacctgtggttaattcaaatgatgatcaagcattaaaatcaacacactaagtcacaattaaatcggagaatgaaacaagaaatagatagattaaatgagaattccgaattaactacatgacaatcttgcaaggctacatcgaatccctagagagagattagttacacttcatgtttacaaaaggtttgacataaaaatatataacatgagtgaacataggattaagaagaaagaacccttgaagcaaaactgatgtcgaaatcctttaagaaatgggagagtgtatctaatggaatgaagccgagaggaagttcctcatggtacaaaacaaacagaatcaaagaaacacctaaacattccaacaactcaaacttgaattgtatgaacgtttaggccctcttatcttcctcttcgtcgtagcacaaggtctaagggatgttgttggtgtgttgaatggattggggaattatggaaatggatgaggagtggtgtttggattataagggaatggtagctcacggcaatgagggaagattggatgtgtttgtgatgtgttgtgtatgaaaatgagatgtgttttttgtgtatgaatgcatgggtttttatagggggaatgggagaatatgtgggtgattgtttaagagtgaatgtggttgttatgattgagagtgcatgtggatgaaatgatgaagtaggaaggtggaaatgcatgtgttgaattggtggtgcaatgatgaaagagtaagtgcatgtgtgtgtgaatggtggtgcaatgatgaaagagtaagtgcatgtgtgtgtgaatggtggtgcaatgatgaaagagtaagtgcatgtgtgtgtgaatggtgtttcttgatggttttggggttatgatgcatgtgaatgcatgtggctaagggttgttgattgggctagaggttttgcatggctcaaaggattgtttgattgggctaggccctttgttttatgtccaaagtgcatacaaggctttcaaatttgtccaacactttggctccaagcaaatgctatccattccaagcccaattttgctccaaaatgctccaaaatgcatctttttgcttccttagccatatgaacctaaaaacacatgaaaatggcttaaactactaaaacaattatgaattaacaacatagatgcacgaaaacaagctaagtaagtcgcctaaatatgctcctatcacccacacgcaggcacgtgcctggcacattGACGGCGTTAGTTAacaccgtcaggaatattccgttaactttggCGGATTCCATTAACGccattaggaatattctgtccaaactgacggaatattctgtcatcttctccggcgagactccggcgccaGAAAATCaggaaaactttaaaaccttgtatcttcttcgtttttcaaccaaatttcacaaaattggtaccaaaatgaagcttgtaactcacgatctcgacgtccaaaaccttcaaacgaaccaccccgagcctcctaaggacctcaccaagcttcctacaagcttgaaattcccaaaaacacaagaattaacatgtgcatgaacagtgaccaaatcggggtatcccgagttcgacgtgaaaacgaaggtatccttacctgaaatggatatggttgaactcctacagacctcacgagcacgaatatgtaatttgtttcctcgatctgtgaaggtttcaatggtttttgggtgtgtccgtacatatggggatagaaatgggagagagagagagagagctcgggACAAGGATACAGGACAGGGAAAAGGGTGAGGgggtgtgggagagtgtgtgtggtccaaaacctgccaaacaaaatccaaaaacaaccacacaacgaagtaccacactaggggcaaaatcgtcatttcatcCTTACGGTTCGAAaatccggaacgggctgtcacaacctacctaCCTTATTAGGagttcgtcccgaaattcaaaacaaccacacaaagcAAACCCCTAgcgatcaaagaacaaccgaggatacaaatctctcatccgatcttcaGTTTCCCAAGTAGTTTCCTCCacggaatgattcctccacaaaactttcaccaaattcactgtcttgttcctcagaaccttttccttccaatctaAAATCGTCACCGGtacctcatcataagtcaaatccggattGATTTCCAaaggttgaggaggtatcacatgagacggatcagccacataatgtcgaagcatggacacgtgaaaaacgttatgtactTTAGCCAACTTGGGAGGCAACTCcagcctgtaagctacctcgcTAACTCACTCAGTGATCATgtacggtccgatatacctgggactcagcttacctttctttccaaaccgtacaatgcctctccacggtgaaagcttcagaaacacccaatcgccaacctcatacactctgtcagtagcatggcgatctgctaaactctttTGCCAATCCTGGGCCgccttcaggttagacttgattacttgaacattttgagtagtctcctcaacaatctccgggCCCACCAACACAAaggtgtgcgacaagatctaccataagtggtgccatgccgatactcgaatgaaagctgttgttgtaggcaaattccattaaatccaaccgcttgtgccaagcatcaccaaactgtaacaccgaagatcgcaacatatcctccaacgtctaaatggttctctctgactgtccgtccgtctgaggatgatacgccgtactataaagtagtctcgtacccaaagcttcttgaaatgccacccaaaatttagatgtaaatcttcgatcacgatccgagacaatactcacagggacaccatggcaCTTCACGAtcttcgagatgaacaactcagctaatcagcccaaagaatacttctcccttactggaatgaaatgtgctgacttagtaagccgatcaacaatcacccaaatgccatcaaaaccattatgtgtacgcggaagcttatacacaaaatccatagtaatgttttcccatttccactctggaacgagaagcggctgcaacaacccaaacggcttcttcttttccgccttaacttgctgacaaacagcacacctactcATATACTCAGTTATCTctctcttcatacccggccaataataaaatggtcgaatggtatgatacattttagtagctcctggatgcatagcataagccgagatatgtgcttcatcgagaattgctttctttaaatccaaattattaggcacaaacatcTTACCCTCctgcatcaacacacaacccagaccattcaaagaagcatcactataaacctcgaaatcaccactatcatCCGGGAGCGCCAAAACAGATGcttgagtgagacaatacttcaactgctggaaactctactcacacttatcatcccactcaaatttaacgttTTTCCTTATTAGCatcgtcagtggtaaagcaatcccagaaaaatccttaacaaaccgtcgataataccctgctaaaccaaggaaactcctcacctcagtgacggttcacGGTTGTTCCCGTTTCTCCACAACTGccaccttttgaggatccaccaagataccctgagctgaaatgacatgccccaaaaatgcaacttgatctaaccaaaactggcacttgttaaacttagcatacaattagTGTTCCCTCAACATTTTCAACACCAAGGTAAaatgtcgaacatgctctgctttagacttagagtacaccagaatgtcgtcgatgaaaacaataacaaacctatctaaatatggctggaatactcggttcatcaaatccataaaaacaGCTGGTGCCttcgtcaatccaaatggcataaccagaaactcgtaatgaccataacaaGTCCTGaaagccgtcttaggaacatcatccctacgaATCTTCAGttgataatatccagacctcaaggcAATTTTagagaatacacaagcacctcgaagctgatcaaacaaatcattaatacgcggcaatggataacggtttttaatcgttacccgattcaattgtctgtaatcgatacatagcctcaaagttccgtctttctttctcacaaacaacattgaagctccccaaggtgaagtactaggctgaataaaacccttatccactaattcctgcaactgaactttcaattcccttaactccgcaggagccatacgataaggagtcaaggaaataggattagtacatggaagcaactcaatggtgaactccatgTCTCGATCTGGCGGCAagccaggtaaatcctcagggaaaacatcaggaaaatgtcTGACTACCCTTACATCCTCCACACTACTACGAACAGCCTcatccaacaccacatgagctaagtacccctggcaacctttagataacaaccttttcgctcgcatagcagaaataacgccatgtctcaccccactctgctcgcccacaaaagtaaGCACAGGTAATCCATGACGATGGaacgtaactattttcccgtaacaatcaatattggcatgattgaaatgcaaccaatccgtgcctagaatcacatcaaagtcaacaatatccaacgggataagatcagctggcataacaacatcctccactatcagtggacatcctgggtacacacgatctacaatacatctctcccctctaggcatagcaaactctaaatcataccctagaggtgtggggcgaggttgcgtcacttgagcaaatgtatgagaaatcatagaatgtgtagcaccacaatcaattaatactctagcaaaataaccaaggatatttaacgtacccatgatcaagtctggattgttttgagcatcctgcagagagATGTTATGAATACGCCCTTGGGTCTGCTGCCGTCCACCTCGACCTCTGCTCGTTTGGCCACCACGACTCTACGTACCACACCCCTAACTGGGTTGACCAGACTACCTCGAAGACCCCACACTACTTgtagcaatctccccctgctgagtCTGTCCTCCTTGAAACCACTGAGACCCGCCTGCTGgaactggaggatacggcatgtagcCACCAGAATACTGGGGATAACCACCCTGAGAATATGGGTCCTGGGGATATTGATACTGTCCCggggcataaggaacagcatcGCCCTGATAATAATAGGCACCACCTTGACCAGTCTGCCCATAACTACCAGGACCAGAAATCTGCTGgatcggtgcaggtggtggcaagaaagtctgctggggcttctgctgactctggggacaatttgcagcccgatgtcccatctgcccacaagtaAAGCA from Pyrus communis chromosome 17, drPyrComm1.1, whole genome shotgun sequence includes the following:
- the LOC137721904 gene encoding protein SMALL AUXIN UP-REGULATED RNA 51-like, whose amino-acid sequence is MSIEKNRYTSKKAEDRGLLMLRLVIGKLVHKSLSILASRGPLDHHRRHNDLHEESEMTTVVPGDVKEGHFAVFAVKGDEAERFVVKLESLSNPEILRLLEEAKEEYGFDQKGALAVPCRPEELRKILQN